The Pseudomonas azadiae genome contains a region encoding:
- the ihfA gene encoding integration host factor subunit alpha: MGALTKAEMAERLYEELGLNKREAKELVELFFEEIRHALEDNEQVKLSGFGNFDLRDKRQRPGRNPKTGEEIPITARRVVTFRPGQKLKARVEAYAGTKS, from the coding sequence ATGGGGGCTTTGACGAAAGCTGAGATGGCGGAACGTCTGTACGAAGAGTTGGGTCTGAACAAACGCGAGGCCAAGGAATTGGTCGAGCTGTTTTTCGAAGAGATCAGACACGCTCTGGAAGACAACGAACAGGTCAAATTGTCCGGCTTCGGCAATTTTGACCTGCGGGACAAACGCCAGCGGCCTGGCCGCAATCCAAAAACGGGAGAAGAAATCCCGATCACGGCTCGCCGTGTGGTCACCTTTCGTCCAGGGCAGAAGTTGAAGGCCCGAGTTGAGGCTTATGCTGGAACCAAGTCATAA
- the pheT gene encoding phenylalanine--tRNA ligase subunit beta yields MKFSEQWLRGWVSPQVGRDELVARLSMAGLEVDSVTPAAGVFSGVVVGEVLSTEQHPDADKLRVCQVSNGAETFQVVCGAPNVRPGLKIPFAMIGAELPGDFKIKKAKLRGVESNGMLCSQAELQVGEGNDGLMELPADAPVGQDIRVYLELEDASIEVDLTPNRGDCLSLAGLAREVGALYNAPVTRPVVAAVAAVHDEVRPIEVLAPHACPRYLGRVIRNVDLSRPTPLWMVERLRRADVRSIDAAVDITNYVMLELGQPLHAFDLAEINGGIRVRMAEEGEKLVLLDGQEVSLRADTLVIADHSRALAIAGVMGGEHSGVSATTRDVFLESAFFDQIAIAGKARSYGLHTDASHRYERGVDWKLAREAMERATGLLLEITGGEAGPITETVNEQYLPSVAPITLRARSVEQMLGLVIEPVEIEQLLSALGLGIRASGEGQWQVEVPSHRFDISLEVDLIEELARLYGYNRLPVRYPQARLAPQPKAEARAHLPELRRLLVARGYQEAVTYSFIDPKQFELFNPGVEPLLLANPISNDMAAMRSSLWPGLVKALSHNLNRQQDRVRMFESGLRFVGQLGDLKQEPMLAGVVCGSRLPEGWAQGRDAVDFFDVKADVEAVLGFAGALDAFTFVPGTHPALHPGQTARIEREGRLVGFVGAIHPELSKTLGLDRPVFVFELVLAEVACGKMPKFSELSRFPEVRRDLALIADREVAATAVLDVIRENAGEWLTDLRLFDVYQGKGIDPHRKSLAVGLTWQHPSRTLNDDEVNTTTQNILTSLEQRLNATLRK; encoded by the coding sequence ATGAAATTCAGTGAACAATGGCTGCGTGGCTGGGTAAGCCCGCAGGTAGGTCGCGACGAGCTGGTTGCCCGTCTGTCGATGGCCGGGCTTGAGGTCGATAGCGTTACACCGGCCGCCGGTGTTTTCAGTGGCGTTGTGGTGGGCGAGGTGCTGAGCACCGAACAGCACCCGGACGCCGATAAATTGCGGGTGTGCCAGGTCAGCAACGGCGCCGAAACCTTCCAGGTCGTGTGCGGAGCGCCGAATGTGCGCCCGGGCCTGAAGATCCCGTTCGCCATGATCGGTGCCGAGCTGCCGGGCGACTTCAAGATCAAGAAGGCCAAGCTGCGTGGCGTTGAGTCCAACGGCATGCTGTGCTCCCAGGCTGAACTGCAGGTGGGCGAGGGCAATGATGGCCTGATGGAGCTGCCGGCCGACGCGCCAGTGGGCCAGGACATCCGTGTTTACCTGGAACTGGAAGACGCCAGCATCGAGGTCGACCTGACCCCGAACCGTGGCGACTGCCTGTCCCTGGCGGGACTTGCCCGTGAGGTGGGCGCGCTGTACAACGCTCCAGTCACCCGTCCTGTCGTTGCCGCCGTGGCTGCCGTTCATGACGAAGTACGCCCGATCGAAGTGCTGGCACCCCACGCCTGCCCGCGTTACCTGGGCCGCGTAATCCGCAACGTCGACCTGTCCAGGCCGACGCCTCTGTGGATGGTCGAGCGCCTGCGTCGCGCCGATGTGCGCAGCATCGACGCCGCCGTCGACATCACCAACTATGTGATGCTGGAACTGGGTCAGCCGTTGCATGCTTTCGACCTTGCCGAAATCAACGGCGGCATCCGTGTGCGCATGGCTGAAGAAGGCGAGAAGCTGGTGCTGCTCGACGGTCAGGAAGTCAGCCTGCGTGCCGACACCCTGGTCATTGCCGACCATTCCCGCGCCCTGGCGATTGCCGGCGTAATGGGTGGCGAGCACAGCGGTGTGTCCGCGACTACCCGCGACGTATTCCTGGAAAGCGCGTTCTTCGACCAGATTGCCATCGCTGGCAAGGCTCGTTCCTACGGCTTGCACACCGATGCCTCGCACCGCTACGAGCGTGGCGTGGATTGGAAGCTCGCCCGTGAAGCCATGGAGCGTGCCACCGGCCTGCTGCTGGAAATCACCGGTGGCGAAGCCGGCCCGATTACCGAAACCGTCAACGAGCAGTACTTGCCGTCCGTTGCGCCGATCACCCTGCGGGCCAGAAGCGTTGAGCAAATGCTCGGCCTGGTGATCGAGCCGGTTGAAATCGAGCAACTGTTGTCGGCCCTTGGCCTGGGTATCCGCGCGAGCGGGGAAGGGCAATGGCAGGTTGAAGTACCAAGCCATCGCTTCGATATCAGCCTGGAAGTCGACCTGATCGAAGAGCTGGCGCGCCTCTACGGCTACAACCGCCTGCCGGTTCGTTACCCGCAAGCGCGTCTGGCGCCACAGCCAAAGGCCGAGGCGCGTGCGCACCTGCCTGAGCTGCGTCGTCTGCTGGTGGCCCGTGGTTACCAGGAAGCGGTGACCTACAGCTTCATCGATCCCAAGCAGTTCGAACTGTTCAATCCTGGCGTCGAGCCGCTGTTGCTGGCCAACCCGATTTCGAACGACATGGCCGCCATGCGTTCGTCCTTGTGGCCTGGCCTGGTGAAAGCGCTTTCCCACAACTTGAACCGTCAGCAAGACCGCGTGCGCATGTTCGAAAGCGGCCTGCGTTTTGTCGGCCAGCTTGGCGACCTGAAGCAAGAGCCGATGCTGGCCGGCGTGGTCTGCGGCAGCCGCCTGCCTGAAGGTTGGGCGCAGGGGCGCGACGCCGTCGACTTCTTCGACGTCAAAGCGGACGTGGAGGCGGTGCTGGGCTTTGCCGGTGCGCTGGATGCCTTCACCTTCGTACCGGGCACCCACCCGGCATTGCATCCAGGCCAGACGGCGCGCATTGAGCGCGAAGGTCGCCTGGTTGGCTTCGTCGGTGCTATTCACCCCGAGCTGTCGAAAACCCTTGGCCTGGACCGTCCGGTCTTCGTATTCGAACTGGTCCTGGCCGAAGTGGCTTGCGGCAAAATGCCCAAATTCAGCGAGCTGTCGCGCTTCCCCGAAGTGCGCCGCGACCTGGCCCTGATTGCCGACCGTGAAGTGGCCGCCACTGCGGTCCTGGACGTAATTCGTGAAAATGCAGGGGAATGGCTGACAGACCTCAGGCTATTTGACGTCTATCAGGGTAAAGGCATTGATCCGCATAGAAAAAGCCTTGCAGTTGGCTTGACCTGGCAGCATCCATCGCGCACTCTTAACGACGATGAGGTGAATACTACGACACAAAATATCCTCACCTCGCTCGAACAAAGGTTAAACGCCACGTTAAGGAAGTGA
- the rpmI gene encoding 50S ribosomal protein L35 translates to MPKMKTKSGAAKRFLKTANGIKHKHAFKSHILTKMSTKRKRQLRGSSLLHPSDVAKVERMLRLR, encoded by the coding sequence ATGCCAAAGATGAAAACTAAAAGTGGTGCTGCTAAGCGGTTTCTGAAAACTGCTAACGGCATCAAGCACAAGCACGCTTTCAAGAGCCACATCCTGACCAAAATGTCGACCAAGCGTAAGCGTCAATTGCGCGGTAGCAGCTTGCTGCATCCGTCTGACGTGGCAAAAGTCGAGCGCATGCTGCGCCTTCGTTAA
- a CDS encoding MerR family transcriptional regulator — translation MLEPSHNDELPVIPGKRYFTIGEVSELCAVKPHVLRYWEQEFPQLNPVKRTGNRRYYQRQDVLMIRQIRALLYDQGFTISGARQRMSGDEARDDTTQYKQMIRQMIAELEDVLVVLKK, via the coding sequence ATGCTGGAACCAAGTCATAACGACGAGCTACCCGTCATCCCAGGCAAACGCTACTTCACCATTGGTGAAGTCAGCGAGCTCTGCGCGGTAAAACCGCACGTGCTGCGCTATTGGGAGCAGGAGTTTCCTCAACTCAACCCCGTCAAACGCACCGGGAACCGTCGGTATTATCAGCGCCAGGATGTGCTGATGATCCGACAGATTCGTGCATTGCTGTACGACCAGGGGTTCACCATCAGCGGCGCGCGGCAGCGCATGTCCGGCGATGAAGCCAGAGACGACACCACCCAATACAAGCAAATGATCCGCCAGATGATCGCCGAGCTCGAAGATGTGCTGGTGGTTTTGAAGAAGTAA
- the pheS gene encoding phenylalanine--tRNA ligase subunit alpha, translated as MENLDALVAQALEAVQSAEDINALEQIRVHYLGKKGELTQVMKTLGNLPPEERPQIGALINVAKERVTEVLNARKASLEEADLAAKLAAESIDVTLPGRGQASGGLHPITRTLERIEQFFTHIGYGIAEGPEVEDDYHNFEALNIPGHHPARSMHDTFYFNANMLLRTHTSPVQVRTMEANKPPIRIVCPGRVYRSDSDITHSPMFHQVEGLLVDRDINFADLKGTIEEFLRVFFEKELAVRFRPSFFPFTEPSAEVDMECVMCSGKGCRVCKQTGWLEVMGCGMVHPNVLRMSGIDPEEFSGFAFGMGVERLAMLRYGVNDLRLFFDNDLRFLAQFR; from the coding sequence ATGGAAAACCTGGACGCGCTCGTTGCCCAAGCCCTTGAGGCCGTGCAAAGCGCTGAAGATATCAATGCCCTGGAGCAAATCCGGGTTCACTACCTTGGCAAGAAGGGCGAATTGACTCAGGTGATGAAGACCCTGGGGAATTTGCCGCCTGAAGAGCGTCCGCAAATCGGTGCGCTGATCAACGTCGCCAAGGAGCGTGTCACAGAGGTGCTCAATGCGCGCAAGGCGTCGCTCGAGGAGGCCGATCTTGCGGCCAAGCTCGCCGCCGAGTCCATTGATGTGACCCTGCCTGGCCGTGGCCAGGCCTCGGGCGGCCTGCATCCGATCACCCGGACTCTGGAACGTATCGAGCAGTTCTTCACCCATATCGGCTACGGCATTGCCGAAGGCCCTGAGGTCGAAGACGACTATCACAACTTCGAGGCGCTCAACATCCCAGGCCACCACCCGGCCCGGTCGATGCACGACACCTTCTATTTCAACGCGAACATGTTGTTGCGCACCCATACCTCGCCGGTACAGGTCCGCACCATGGAAGCGAACAAGCCGCCGATCCGCATCGTCTGTCCAGGCCGTGTGTACCGCAGCGACTCCGATATCACCCACTCGCCAATGTTCCATCAGGTGGAAGGCCTGCTGGTGGATCGCGATATCAACTTCGCCGACCTCAAGGGCACCATTGAGGAATTCCTGCGGGTGTTCTTCGAGAAGGAGCTGGCGGTGCGTTTCCGTCCATCGTTCTTCCCGTTCACCGAGCCATCCGCTGAAGTCGACATGGAATGCGTGATGTGCAGCGGTAAAGGCTGCCGCGTCTGCAAACAGACCGGCTGGCTGGAAGTAATGGGCTGCGGCATGGTTCACCCCAACGTGCTACGCATGTCCGGCATCGATCCGGAAGAATTCTCGGGCTTTGCCTTCGGCATGGGCGTTGAGCGTCTGGCCATGCTGCGTTACGGCGTGAACGACTTGCGTCTGTTCTTCGACAACGACTTGCGGTTCCTCGCGCAATTTCGCTAG
- a CDS encoding MFS transporter: protein MSSPSVASPATSPRYPWLAVAAMGLATFSVVTTEMLPVGLLTTIAGSLETSTGSAGLMISLPALLAAFFAPLVVIAAGNLDRRWILCGLLGLLVIANIASALAPDMLWMLIARALVGFCMGGIWAVAGGLAARLVPAHAVGLATSIIFGGVAAASVLGVPLGALIGDFAGWRWAFGCMAIFSAGVLLIHLFAIPALPVHHSVTLRQFAEQFANRKLQAGLALTILLVAGHFMAFTFVRPLLLSVSGFDAQWIGALLFAYGVAGIIGNFLAGIIAARRTALTLVFISLGLLLAPVLFLTIGDSHVGGGLVLLAWGLAYGGVSVGLMTWMMKAAPHAVEIATALYVGVFNIGIFLGSWSGGQAVDRFGLATNLWLAAGLATVALLLTFAIRSSGKKAQAICP, encoded by the coding sequence ATGAGTTCACCTTCAGTCGCTTCGCCTGCAACGTCCCCGCGGTATCCATGGCTGGCAGTGGCCGCCATGGGTCTTGCTACATTTTCGGTTGTGACGACAGAAATGCTTCCGGTCGGTTTGCTGACAACCATTGCTGGCTCGCTTGAAACGTCCACTGGAAGTGCTGGTTTAATGATCTCGTTGCCCGCTTTGCTGGCAGCTTTTTTTGCACCGCTGGTGGTGATCGCAGCAGGCAATCTGGACCGGCGCTGGATTTTGTGCGGCTTGCTCGGCCTGTTGGTAATCGCCAATATTGCATCGGCCCTGGCCCCAGATATGCTGTGGATGCTGATTGCACGTGCGCTTGTCGGCTTCTGCATGGGAGGTATTTGGGCTGTCGCGGGGGGCTTGGCCGCTCGGCTGGTCCCGGCACACGCAGTGGGTCTGGCCACCTCCATTATCTTTGGCGGGGTCGCTGCGGCATCCGTACTGGGTGTGCCGTTAGGCGCGTTGATCGGTGATTTTGCCGGTTGGCGTTGGGCTTTCGGCTGTATGGCTATCTTCAGTGCCGGGGTGTTGTTGATTCACCTCTTCGCCATTCCCGCTTTGCCTGTTCACCACTCAGTCACCTTGCGCCAGTTCGCTGAACAGTTTGCCAACCGCAAGTTGCAAGCCGGTCTGGCACTGACCATCTTGTTGGTGGCCGGGCACTTCATGGCATTCACATTTGTCCGTCCGTTGTTGTTATCGGTCTCCGGATTCGATGCTCAATGGATCGGCGCGTTGCTGTTCGCCTATGGTGTTGCGGGCATCATTGGCAACTTCCTGGCGGGTATTATCGCCGCGCGTCGCACGGCCCTGACCCTGGTCTTTATCTCGCTGGGATTGTTGTTGGCGCCAGTGCTGTTCCTGACGATCGGAGACTCCCATGTGGGGGGCGGCTTAGTGTTGCTGGCCTGGGGGCTGGCCTACGGTGGCGTGTCGGTGGGCCTGATGACCTGGATGATGAAAGCGGCGCCGCATGCAGTGGAAATCGCTACTGCGCTTTATGTAGGTGTATTCAATATCGGTATTTTTCTGGGGTCGTGGTCGGGTGGGCAGGCGGTAGACAGGTTCGGTCTGGCCACCAATCTCTGGTTGGCCGCAGGTTTGGCCACAGTGGCACTGCTGCTGACGTTCGCGATCCGTTCAAGTGGCAAAAAAGCTCAGGCAATTTGCCCATAG
- a CDS encoding membrane-bound PQQ-dependent dehydrogenase, glucose/quinate/shikimate family, translated as MHTVAGLFALGAGFLFLGGLWLIVLGGSWFYAVAGCLLGYVSYSLIKQHAHAFSTAIVLLIFSVIWALLEVGLDYWQFVPRVSLFLGVACVVTLFYAQLRTHDGVQGGRKMRTPASIVLFGIAFVGIGAGFYPHASVVSKGVLTAEGASSANPPVEHAVNQDWPQYGLSARGTRYSELAEIERSNVTDLQVAWEFKTGDVPTAEAAFQGTPIKIGDMLYVCTPYSKVMAVDAEIGVERWRFDPQVVSKEWQRCRGLASHSAPDDSVTGNVDGSADALCKTRIVLTTLDARLFTLDARSGEACPGFGEHGYVDLLKGLSERAKDSYFPTSAPLVAGDVIVTGARMQDWASGGEPSGVVRGWDIKSGRLVWAWDPAAPKRGHPLPEGETYADETPNFWGTASYDSELGLIYVPTGNQTPDFWGADRLPSSETYNASVVAIDVKTGIDRWHFRTVNHDLHDYDVAAQPILHDLVMGNGESTPVVIVLTKMGQVFVLDRRNGRPVLPVESRAVSVEGAPVGQHPSAVQPYSRASLDYGPLTEKSMWGITALDQLYCRIQFKRMHWKGDFTPISTQKTIMYPGYYGGINWGGGAVDVSSGLLVVNDIRIAHWAQFIKHEDALAAGYNPTGAAGNYAQQRGAPYGVVHGMFTSPLGVPCTAPPYGTLTAIVLRSGEIAWQVPMGSTEDTPLLGAITGLRLPLGMPTMGGPLVTRGGVVFFSGSMDHYLRAMDSGTGKELWKSRLPVGSQATPMTYQGGRTGRQYVVVTAGGSQGPEQERGDYVIAYRLP; from the coding sequence ATGCACACCGTGGCAGGCTTATTCGCGCTTGGCGCCGGTTTTTTGTTTTTGGGCGGACTGTGGTTGATAGTGCTTGGCGGGAGCTGGTTCTACGCAGTGGCAGGTTGTCTTCTTGGCTACGTTTCCTATTCGCTTATCAAACAGCACGCTCACGCTTTCAGCACGGCAATCGTCCTGTTGATTTTCAGTGTGATTTGGGCGCTGCTGGAGGTGGGCCTGGACTACTGGCAGTTTGTGCCGCGGGTGTCCTTATTTTTAGGCGTGGCTTGTGTTGTTACGTTGTTTTACGCGCAGCTTAGAACTCATGACGGCGTGCAAGGTGGACGCAAGATGCGAACGCCAGCGTCGATTGTGTTGTTCGGCATCGCGTTTGTCGGCATCGGGGCTGGTTTCTATCCGCATGCATCAGTTGTTTCAAAAGGCGTGCTGACGGCTGAGGGAGCATCCAGCGCCAACCCTCCTGTGGAACACGCAGTCAATCAGGATTGGCCTCAATATGGGCTTAGTGCACGGGGCACTCGATATTCAGAACTTGCTGAGATAGAGCGTTCGAACGTAACGGATTTACAGGTCGCCTGGGAGTTTAAAACCGGTGATGTACCCACCGCAGAAGCTGCCTTTCAGGGCACCCCGATAAAGATAGGCGACATGCTCTATGTCTGTACGCCCTACAGTAAAGTTATGGCGGTCGACGCTGAAATCGGTGTTGAGAGGTGGCGATTCGATCCACAAGTAGTTTCAAAAGAATGGCAGCGCTGCCGTGGCCTTGCGTCCCATTCGGCGCCTGACGACAGCGTCACGGGCAATGTGGATGGCAGCGCGGACGCCTTGTGTAAAACGCGTATTGTACTGACTACCCTCGATGCAAGGTTGTTCACGCTTGATGCCCGATCGGGTGAGGCGTGTCCTGGATTTGGTGAGCACGGTTACGTGGATTTGCTGAAGGGATTGAGCGAAAGGGCTAAAGACTCCTATTTCCCTACGTCAGCGCCCCTTGTTGCGGGTGACGTCATTGTCACCGGCGCGCGTATGCAGGATTGGGCCAGTGGTGGCGAGCCATCGGGTGTTGTGCGTGGTTGGGATATTAAGTCAGGACGGCTTGTCTGGGCATGGGACCCGGCTGCTCCCAAGAGGGGGCATCCGCTCCCGGAGGGGGAAACTTACGCGGATGAGACCCCCAATTTCTGGGGCACCGCCTCCTATGATTCTGAACTGGGATTGATCTACGTACCGACGGGTAATCAGACTCCAGATTTTTGGGGCGCTGATCGTTTACCGTCATCTGAAACGTACAATGCTTCAGTCGTCGCCATTGATGTGAAAACCGGGATTGATCGTTGGCACTTCAGGACGGTCAATCATGATCTCCATGATTATGATGTTGCCGCGCAGCCCATTCTTCATGACCTTGTAATGGGGAATGGAGAAAGTACTCCGGTCGTGATCGTTTTGACAAAAATGGGGCAAGTTTTTGTTTTGGATCGCCGTAATGGTCGTCCTGTTCTCCCCGTTGAATCACGTGCGGTCAGTGTGGAGGGTGCGCCTGTCGGCCAACATCCATCCGCTGTCCAGCCTTATTCACGAGCGTCACTTGACTACGGTCCGCTCACAGAAAAAAGTATGTGGGGGATCACCGCGCTTGATCAGCTGTATTGCCGCATTCAGTTTAAGCGTATGCATTGGAAAGGCGATTTCACGCCGATAAGCACACAAAAAACAATCATGTACCCCGGTTATTACGGAGGCATAAATTGGGGGGGCGGGGCGGTTGATGTAAGTTCAGGCCTGCTGGTTGTCAATGATATCCGCATTGCTCATTGGGCCCAATTTATCAAGCATGAGGATGCCCTGGCCGCTGGTTACAATCCTACTGGCGCTGCGGGTAATTACGCCCAACAGCGTGGGGCACCCTATGGCGTCGTTCACGGAATGTTCACCTCGCCACTCGGAGTGCCTTGCACTGCGCCGCCTTACGGCACATTGACAGCAATTGTGCTTCGGTCCGGAGAGATCGCATGGCAAGTCCCCATGGGCAGTACCGAAGACACGCCTTTGTTGGGCGCGATTACCGGATTACGTTTGCCTCTTGGAATGCCCACCATGGGCGGACCTCTTGTTACCCGTGGTGGGGTGGTTTTTTTCTCCGGTTCGATGGATCACTACCTCAGGGCCATGGATAGCGGGACCGGGAAGGAACTCTGGAAAAGTCGACTGCCCGTCGGCAGTCAGGCGACCCCCATGACTTACCAGGGTGGCAGAACGGGAAGGCAATACGTTGTTGTCACTGCGGGCGGTTCGCAAGGCCCAGAGCAAGAACGCGGAGACTATGTGATCGCCTACCGCCTCCCTTGA
- the rplT gene encoding 50S ribosomal protein L20 yields MARVKRGVMARKRHKKILKLAKGYYGARSRVFRVAKQAVIKAGQYAYRDRRQKKRQFRALWIARINAGARVNGLSYSRFIAGLKKASIEIDRKVLAELAVNEKAVFAAIVEKAKATLA; encoded by the coding sequence ATGGCTCGTGTAAAGCGTGGCGTCATGGCCCGTAAGCGTCACAAAAAAATTCTGAAACTTGCTAAAGGCTACTACGGCGCGCGTTCACGCGTGTTCCGTGTTGCCAAGCAAGCGGTAATCAAGGCAGGCCAATACGCCTACCGCGACCGTCGTCAGAAAAAACGTCAGTTCCGCGCTCTGTGGATCGCTCGTATCAATGCTGGTGCACGTGTTAACGGTCTGTCCTACAGCCGTTTCATCGCTGGCCTGAAAAAAGCGTCCATCGAAATCGACCGTAAGGTTCTGGCTGAACTGGCCGTGAACGAAAAAGCGGTGTTTGCCGCGATTGTCGAGAAAGCTAAAGCCACCTTGGCTTAA
- the infC gene encoding translation initiation factor IF-3, whose product MIIKREMRQDKRAAPKAPINENISAREVRLIGADGEQIGIVSIDEALRIAEESKLDLVEISADAIPPVCRVMDYGKSIFEKKKQVAAAKKNQKQIQVKEIKFRPGTEEGDYQVKLRNLVRFLSDGDRAKVSLRFRGREMAHQELGMELLKRVEADLLEYGSVEQHPKMEGRQLIMVIAPKKKK is encoded by the coding sequence ATTATTATTAAGCGTGAAATGAGACAAGATAAACGAGCTGCACCGAAAGCCCCGATCAACGAGAATATCTCGGCACGCGAGGTTCGGTTAATTGGCGCTGATGGCGAGCAGATTGGCATCGTCTCGATTGATGAAGCGCTTCGTATTGCAGAAGAGTCCAAGCTGGACCTGGTGGAAATCTCCGCCGATGCAATCCCACCTGTTTGTCGGGTGATGGACTACGGCAAATCTATCTTCGAAAAGAAGAAGCAGGTTGCCGCAGCGAAGAAGAACCAGAAGCAGATTCAAGTAAAAGAAATCAAGTTTCGTCCAGGGACGGAGGAAGGGGATTACCAGGTAAAACTGCGCAACCTGGTACGTTTCCTGAGTGATGGGGACAGGGCCAAGGTATCCTTGCGATTCCGCGGCCGTGAGATGGCCCACCAGGAGCTGGGGATGGAACTCCTCAAGCGGGTTGAAGCTGACCTGCTTGAGTACGGTTCGGTCGAACAGCATCCTAAGATGGAAGGACGCCAGCTTATTATGGTCATCGCCCCGAAAAAGAAGAAGTAA
- the thrS gene encoding threonine--tRNA ligase, which produces MPTITLPDGSQRSFDHSVSVAEVAASIGAGLAKATVAGKVDGKLVDASDLITSDASLQIITPKDQEGLEIIRHSCAHLIGHAVKQLYPTAKMVIGPVIEEGFYYDIAYERPFTPDDLAAIEQRMHALIEKDYDVIKKVTPRAEVIDVFTARGEDYKLRLVEDMPDEQAMGLYYHEEYVDMCRGPHVPNTRFLKSFKLTKLSGAYWRGDAKNEQLQRIYGTAWADKKQLAAYIQRIEEAEKRDHRKIGKRLNLFHLQEEAPGMVFWHPNGWTLYQVLEQYMRKVQRENGYLEIKTPQVVDRSLWEKSGHWANYADNMFTTQSENRDYAIKPMNCPCHVQVFNQGLKSYRELPMRLAEFGACHRNEPSGALHGIMRVRGFTQDDAHIFCTEEQMQAESAAFIKLTMDVYRDFGFTEVEMKLSTRPEKRVGSDELWDRAEAALAAALDSAGLAYDLQPGEGAFYGPKIEFSLKDCLGRVWQCGTLQLDFNLPIRLGAEYVSEDNSRKHPVMLHRAILGSFERFVGILIEHYEGAFPAWLAPTQAVIMNITDKQADFAAEVEKTLNESGFRAKSDLRNEKIGFKIREHTLLKVPYLLVIGDREVEMQTVAVRTREGADLGSMPVAQFAEFLAQAVSRRGRPDSE; this is translated from the coding sequence ATGCCAACTATTACTCTTCCCGACGGCAGTCAACGTTCATTCGATCATTCGGTTTCCGTCGCCGAGGTCGCCGCATCCATTGGTGCCGGCCTGGCCAAGGCCACCGTGGCCGGCAAGGTCGACGGCAAGCTGGTCGACGCCAGCGACCTGATCACTTCCGATGCCAGCCTGCAGATCATCACGCCCAAGGATCAAGAGGGGTTGGAGATCATTCGCCACTCTTGCGCGCACCTGATTGGCCACGCGGTCAAGCAGCTGTACCCCACCGCGAAAATGGTGATCGGCCCGGTCATTGAAGAAGGCTTCTATTACGACATCGCCTACGAGCGTCCTTTTACGCCGGACGACTTGGCCGCCATCGAACAGCGCATGCACGCACTGATCGAGAAAGACTACGACGTGATCAAGAAGGTCACGCCGCGTGCCGAAGTGATCGACGTGTTCACCGCGCGTGGCGAAGACTACAAGTTGCGTCTGGTGGAAGACATGCCGGACGAGCAGGCCATGGGCCTGTACTATCACGAAGAATACGTCGACATGTGCCGCGGCCCGCACGTGCCGAATACGCGCTTCCTCAAGTCGTTCAAGCTGACCAAGTTGTCCGGCGCCTACTGGCGTGGCGACGCGAAGAACGAGCAACTGCAACGGATCTATGGCACCGCCTGGGCCGACAAGAAACAGTTGGCCGCCTACATCCAGCGCATCGAAGAAGCCGAGAAGCGCGACCACCGCAAGATCGGCAAGCGCCTGAACCTGTTCCACCTGCAGGAAGAAGCGCCGGGTATGGTGTTCTGGCACCCGAACGGCTGGACCTTGTACCAGGTGCTCGAGCAGTACATGCGCAAGGTTCAGCGCGAGAACGGCTACCTGGAAATCAAGACGCCGCAGGTTGTCGATCGCAGCCTGTGGGAGAAATCCGGGCACTGGGCGAACTACGCCGACAACATGTTCACCACCCAGTCGGAAAACCGCGACTACGCCATCAAGCCGATGAACTGCCCTTGCCACGTGCAGGTGTTCAACCAGGGCCTGAAGAGCTACCGCGAGTTGCCGATGCGCCTGGCCGAGTTCGGTGCCTGCCATCGCAACGAGCCATCGGGTGCGCTGCACGGCATCATGCGTGTGCGCGGTTTCACTCAGGACGACGCGCACATCTTCTGCACTGAAGAGCAGATGCAGGCCGAATCCGCCGCGTTCATCAAGCTGACCATGGACGTGTATCGCGATTTCGGCTTTACCGAAGTCGAGATGAAGCTGTCCACTCGTCCGGAAAAACGCGTGGGCTCCGATGAGCTGTGGGATCGCGCCGAAGCTGCATTGGCCGCTGCGCTCGACAGTGCGGGCCTTGCGTACGATCTGCAACCGGGTGAGGGCGCGTTCTACGGCCCAAAAATCGAGTTCTCGCTGAAAGATTGCCTTGGCCGCGTCTGGCAGTGTGGTACCCTGCAGCTCGATTTTAACCTGCCGATCCGTCTGGGAGCCGAATACGTCTCTGAAGACAACAGCCGTAAACACCCGGTTATGCTGCACCGGGCGATCCTCGGCTCGTTCGAACGGTTCGTCGGGATCCTGATCGAGCACTACGAGGGTGCATTCCCCGCGTGGCTGGCTCCGACCCAGGCAGTGATCATGAATATCACTGATAAACAGGCAGATTTTGCCGCTGAAGTTGAAAAAACTCTCAACGAAAGCGGGTTTCGTGCCAAGTCCGACTTGAGAAATGAAAAGATCGGCTTTAAAATCCGCGAGCATACCTTGCTCAAGGTTCCCTATCTCTTGGTTATCGGAGATCGGGAAGTCGAGATGCAGACTGTCGCTGTGCGTACTCGTGAAGGTGCTGACCTGGGCTCGATGCCCGTCGCCCAGTTCGCTGAGTTCCTCGCGCAAGCGGTTTCCCGGCGTGGTCGCCCAGATTCGGAGTAA